In Candidatus Poribacteria bacterium, the following are encoded in one genomic region:
- a CDS encoding glutaredoxin family protein, protein MDFPIQLQFYTKPDCPLCDEAKSVLQSIEANASFIRVKEIDITKNLGLFTKYKHLIPVLELDGQRLFVHRANRRKLIWKLRWHRFWKRFTR, encoded by the coding sequence ATGGATTTTCCGATACAACTCCAGTTCTACACGAAACCGGATTGTCCGCTCTGCGATGAAGCAAAGAGCGTGCTGCAAAGCATTGAAGCAAATGCATCGTTTATTAGGGTTAAGGAAATCGACATCACCAAAAATCTGGGACTTTTCACGAAATATAAACATCTGATACCTGTGCTTGAGTTAGATGGACAAAGGCTTTTTGTGCATCGCGCCAACCGCCGGAAATTAATCTGGAAGTTGCGATGGCATCGGTTTTGGAAACGTTTCACGAGATAG
- the ggt gene encoding gamma-glutamyltransferase has protein sequence MAFPSHGTTHRSTVTGTRGMATSAHPLASLAGARMLLAGGNAFDAAVAVASTLNVVEPYMSGIAGNGYMLLYNAKEKRHHVIDYLGTAPYAATPDVYPTLESQQIGIRAGMVPGGCGGWLALLERYGSMDHADIFAPAIELAENGYAVTVKNAEFIAGARPYFSERAEEVIASRGRTPLPGEILVQKDLANTFRQVAEGGAEAFYRGDIAKEIVRFSEETDGLITEKDLADFEVEWQEPISVTYKDYEVYCPPPPCAGIQYLETLNILENDALGELGHNTPEYLHLLIEAIKLASADRAEYAPRPNPPIERLLSKDYARAQRERIGEQAAVSGGERWSKDKLPGEIRADDWTTECTTHFDTADAEGNIVAVTQSLGQPFGTGVILGSTGMFLNNFMNWFDRIPESPNAVGPHKRIEMCMAPCQVWKDGNPFAAIGTPGSHGILQTTLQMVLNLIEHGMNVQAAIEAPRVRLVNPGTHVSMEGRIPVAVRAALEARGHEVEVLPNWTAAVGGGHGIAFDPVEGSFMGGADPRRDGYAIGV, from the coding sequence ATGGCATTTCCATCTCATGGTACAACGCATCGATCCACTGTAACGGGTACACGCGGAATGGCAACGAGTGCACATCCGCTCGCGAGTCTCGCTGGCGCGCGCATGTTGCTCGCCGGCGGTAATGCATTTGATGCCGCGGTCGCAGTCGCATCAACACTCAATGTGGTTGAGCCTTATATGTCGGGGATCGCGGGTAACGGGTATATGTTGCTCTATAATGCGAAGGAAAAAAGACACCACGTGATAGATTATCTGGGCACTGCACCTTACGCGGCGACGCCGGATGTCTATCCAACACTCGAGAGTCAGCAGATCGGCATTCGTGCCGGGATGGTGCCGGGTGGCTGTGGCGGATGGCTCGCACTCCTGGAACGCTACGGAAGTATGGATCACGCAGACATCTTTGCGCCAGCGATTGAATTGGCAGAAAACGGATACGCCGTCACCGTCAAGAACGCCGAGTTCATCGCAGGTGCGCGTCCCTATTTCTCCGAGAGAGCGGAAGAGGTGATCGCCTCACGGGGGAGAACACCACTCCCCGGCGAAATTTTGGTACAAAAGGATTTAGCCAACACATTCCGCCAAGTCGCTGAAGGCGGCGCGGAGGCGTTCTATCGCGGTGACATCGCCAAGGAGATCGTCCGCTTCTCTGAGGAAACCGATGGACTGATTACCGAAAAGGATTTGGCTGACTTTGAGGTAGAGTGGCAGGAACCCATCTCGGTTACCTACAAGGATTACGAGGTCTACTGTCCACCGCCGCCGTGTGCCGGCATTCAGTATTTGGAAACGCTCAACATCTTGGAAAACGATGCCCTCGGTGAACTCGGACACAATACCCCGGAATACTTACACCTGCTGATTGAAGCGATTAAGTTAGCGAGCGCCGATAGAGCCGAGTATGCCCCACGTCCGAACCCCCCGATTGAACGTCTGTTATCCAAAGACTATGCACGCGCACAACGTGAACGCATCGGTGAACAAGCCGCAGTCAGTGGTGGTGAACGCTGGTCAAAGGACAAGCTCCCCGGTGAAATCCGAGCAGATGATTGGACGACCGAGTGCACAACGCACTTTGACACCGCCGATGCAGAGGGCAATATCGTGGCGGTGACACAGAGTCTCGGACAACCCTTCGGCACAGGTGTGATCCTCGGTTCAACGGGAATGTTCCTCAACAACTTCATGAATTGGTTCGACAGAATCCCAGAGAGTCCGAACGCCGTTGGACCGCATAAACGGATAGAGATGTGCATGGCACCGTGCCAAGTTTGGAAGGACGGAAATCCGTTCGCAGCGATCGGCACACCGGGGAGCCACGGTATCCTTCAAACGACTTTACAGATGGTCTTGAACTTGATAGAACACGGGATGAACGTCCAAGCGGCGATTGAAGCACCGCGCGTCCGCTTGGTAAATCCAGGAACGCATGTCAGCATGGAGGGACGTATCCCTGTTGCTGTCCGTGCGGCATTGGAAGCACGCGGACATGAGGTGGAAGTGTTGCCCAATTGGACAGCCGCTGTCGGCGGCGGTCACGGTATCGCTTTCGATCCCGTCGAAGGCAGTTTCATGGGGGGTGCTGATCCACGGCGCGATGGGTATGCCATAGGTGTATAG
- a CDS encoding NUDIX hydrolase, translating to MNHPQHIVAVSGLISHPDGKILMIRSPRRGWEFPGGQVEEGENLIEALQREIQEETGGTALIGQLIGVYSNIKVPTKLMFGFLGDYISGELATSDESLETEWVARDSVLQRISHSAIYDRMKDMLDFSGRIVYRVYTNDPYQVCNQYFL from the coding sequence ATGAACCATCCGCAACACATTGTGGCCGTCTCTGGATTGATCAGTCATCCCGACGGTAAAATTTTGATGATACGGAGTCCACGCCGTGGCTGGGAGTTTCCCGGTGGGCAGGTCGAAGAAGGTGAAAACCTCATTGAGGCGTTACAACGCGAAATTCAAGAAGAGACTGGGGGCACTGCTTTAATTGGACAATTGATTGGGGTCTACTCAAACATCAAGGTGCCTACGAAATTGATGTTTGGTTTCTTAGGAGATTACATCTCTGGTGAATTAGCAACGAGCGATGAGAGTTTAGAAACCGAGTGGGTTGCACGTGATTCGGTTTTACAGCGTATATCACATTCGGCTATTTATGACAGAATGAAAGATATGCTCGATTTTTCGGGACGTATCGTTTATCGCGTTTACACCAACGACCCGTATCAGGTTTGTAACCAATATTTTCTATGA
- a CDS encoding BMP family ABC transporter substrate-binding protein: MKDFSGFSKYLFLLVGLLFICGCEAIQDVILTESIEATDAAPLRVTMIYPSDCVGSAAYCDAFHIGVKAAQEELGITLTEVNGNENDPVATEMRLREAAQNSELVLTAGYQMGDVLARVALDFPDVQFAIFDVVLDIPNVASVNYKSNEGSFLVGAIAALKSESNKIGYIGGADVPLLQEFEAGYVAGIHAVNPDAEVTVEYISKDATGFDQPEKAKELALAQYTDGIDVIYAAAGGSGQGVLEAAQEQQKFIIWVDANGNHLAPGTVLTSMTKEIPTSVQRIIRETTESNFTAGIRYFGLEDGEVSYAVDEHNQSLLSDDLIMTVESLKAQIIAGEIIVPNTVSLPRE; this comes from the coding sequence ATGAAAGACTTTAGTGGCTTTAGTAAATACCTATTTTTACTGGTAGGACTACTTTTCATCTGTGGGTGTGAGGCAATTCAAGATGTCATTCTTACTGAGTCGATAGAAGCAACAGATGCGGCACCACTTCGCGTAACCATGATATATCCAAGCGATTGCGTTGGTTCTGCGGCATACTGCGATGCCTTCCATATCGGCGTAAAGGCGGCACAGGAAGAACTTGGAATTACGCTGACTGAAGTAAACGGGAATGAAAACGATCCCGTAGCCACAGAGATGCGCTTAAGAGAGGCGGCACAGAATTCAGAACTTGTTTTAACGGCAGGTTACCAAATGGGAGACGTGCTTGCTCGTGTCGCATTGGACTTTCCTGATGTCCAATTTGCAATTTTTGATGTTGTGCTTGATATTCCAAATGTGGCTTCTGTGAATTATAAGTCCAACGAAGGATCGTTTCTGGTCGGGGCAATTGCGGCTTTAAAGTCGGAAAGTAACAAGATCGGCTATATCGGCGGTGCGGATGTTCCACTATTACAGGAATTTGAAGCAGGCTACGTTGCTGGGATTCATGCAGTCAACCCAGATGCGGAAGTTACTGTAGAATATATTAGCAAAGACGCAACAGGTTTCGATCAACCTGAAAAAGCAAAAGAACTGGCTTTAGCACAATATACAGACGGAATTGATGTCATTTACGCCGCCGCTGGCGGATCCGGTCAAGGGGTACTCGAAGCTGCGCAAGAACAGCAAAAGTTTATTATTTGGGTTGACGCCAATGGTAACCATCTCGCCCCAGGAACCGTCTTAACAAGCATGACAAAAGAGATTCCGACTTCTGTGCAGCGCATCATCCGAGAAACCACGGAGAGCAATTTTACGGCAGGTATTCGATATTTCGGACTTGAGGACGGTGAGGTCAGTTACGCCGTTGATGAACACAACCAATCCTTGCTTTCCGATGACCTCATAATGACCGTTGAATCGTTGAAGGCACAGATCATTGCTGGCGAGATCATTGTTCCCAACACAGTTTCGCTCCCACGCGAATAG
- a CDS encoding DUF4234 domain-containing protein — protein sequence MENFMLNQYPYPESEGKRNLVAGILLSLITCGIYGLYWQYKQMATLNAWMDRNEYSFWLWFFLSLITCGIYGIYYEYKMANGINIVQADNDLVFDSNLPIICVLLAIVGIGIASLAIQQHQINRLYGRTSNV from the coding sequence ATGGAGAATTTTATGCTTAATCAATACCCATACCCAGAATCCGAAGGCAAACGGAACCTCGTGGCTGGAATTTTGCTGAGCCTAATCACTTGTGGTATCTACGGGCTTTATTGGCAATACAAGCAGATGGCGACGCTCAATGCTTGGATGGACAGAAATGAGTACTCTTTTTGGCTCTGGTTTTTTCTTTCGCTTATCACTTGTGGCATCTACGGTATCTATTATGAGTACAAGATGGCAAATGGTATCAACATAGTACAGGCTGACAATGATCTGGTATTCGATTCAAATCTGCCAATTATCTGTGTTCTGTTAGCGATTGTCGGCATTGGTATCGCTTCGCTTGCCATTCAGCAACACCAGATCAACAGACTCTACGGACGAACTTCTAATGTTTAA
- a CDS encoding DUF2752 domain-containing protein — protein MFNHTFFARLFVVGLGVIGLYTATSEILPTEVSLIPCIFHLVTDVPCPGCGMTRACLALTHGHFADAWHYHPFSFLVIGLAMGMAFFSAWLKNAWTRCPPVTRNLIAISGTVLCLSVWIHKLWT, from the coding sequence ATGTTTAACCATACATTTTTCGCTCGTTTATTTGTTGTCGGGTTGGGTGTAATAGGACTTTACACTGCAACATCTGAAATATTGCCGACAGAGGTTTCACTGATTCCTTGTATTTTTCATTTAGTGACCGACGTTCCATGTCCTGGGTGTGGGATGACGCGGGCATGCCTTGCTTTGACACACGGGCATTTCGCAGACGCATGGCATTACCATCCGTTTTCATTTCTCGTTATTGGACTGGCTATGGGAATGGCATTCTTTTCAGCATGGTTAAAGAACGCCTGGACACGTTGCCCACCGGTTACTCGAAACCTAATTGCCATTAGTGGAACTGTGCTCTGTCTCTCCGTTTGGATTCATAAATTGTGGACATAA